Proteins encoded together in one Deinococcus irradiatisoli window:
- a CDS encoding gamma-glutamyltransferase family protein: protein MTTYSSVRQPVYAKGGMVATSQPLAAQAGLFILREGGNAVDAAIATAAALTVVEPTSNGIGSDLFALVWHGGELHGLNASGRSPALLSREHLINGELPTHGWLPVTVPGTPRGWADLHARFGKLPFERVLAPAIHYARHGYPLSAVLASNWQRGIEFHQKRQGKEFEAWNGLFAPAGFTAQPGELWSSPAHAETLERIAHSRAADFYEGELARLIDAAAQDTGGLLRASDLASHQSEWVQPIRTAYQDHEVWEIPPNGQGLAALIALGILDGLPLPDHRDDVEGLHRQIEAMKLGFIDTQRYVADPQHAEVPVDKLLSASYLASRRALIGPQALEPEAGDPNAHGTVYLAAADAEGQMVSLIQSNYMGFGSGVVVPGTGIALQNRGHNFSLDPEHPNALAPGKRPYHTIIPGFLTRQGTAVGPFGVMGGFMQPQGHLQVVVNTVRYGMNPQQALDAPRWQWTGGKTIEVEHELGADLARALQQRGHNIQVQLNPGAFGRGQIIWRGEDGVMVGGSETRADGQVAAF, encoded by the coding sequence ATGACGACTTATTCTTCCGTTCGCCAACCCGTCTACGCCAAAGGCGGCATGGTCGCCACCTCGCAGCCGCTGGCTGCCCAGGCCGGGCTGTTCATCCTGCGGGAAGGCGGCAACGCCGTGGACGCCGCCATCGCCACCGCCGCCGCCCTGACGGTGGTGGAACCCACCAGCAACGGCATCGGCAGCGACCTGTTCGCGCTGGTGTGGCACGGCGGCGAGCTGCACGGCCTCAACGCTTCCGGGCGCTCGCCCGCGCTGCTTTCGCGTGAGCACCTCATCAACGGCGAGTTGCCCACCCACGGCTGGCTGCCGGTCACGGTGCCGGGCACGCCGCGCGGCTGGGCCGACCTGCACGCCCGCTTCGGCAAGCTGCCCTTCGAGCGGGTGCTGGCCCCGGCCATCCACTACGCCCGGCACGGTTATCCGCTCTCGGCGGTGCTGGCCTCGAACTGGCAGCGCGGCATCGAATTTCACCAGAAGCGCCAGGGCAAAGAGTTCGAGGCCTGGAACGGCCTGTTCGCGCCGGCCGGCTTCACCGCCCAGCCCGGCGAGCTGTGGTCGTCGCCCGCGCACGCCGAGACGCTAGAGCGCATCGCGCACAGCCGCGCCGCCGATTTCTACGAAGGCGAACTGGCCCGGCTGATCGACGCGGCGGCCCAGGACACCGGCGGCCTGTTGCGGGCCAGCGACCTCGCCAGCCACCAGAGTGAATGGGTACAGCCGATCCGCACCGCCTACCAGGACCACGAGGTCTGGGAAATTCCGCCGAACGGTCAGGGCCTCGCCGCCCTGATCGCGCTGGGCATCCTCGACGGCCTGCCCCTGCCGGACCACCGCGACGACGTGGAGGGCCTGCACCGCCAGATCGAGGCGATGAAACTGGGCTTTATCGACACCCAGCGCTACGTGGCCGACCCGCAGCACGCCGAGGTGCCGGTGGACAAGCTGCTGAGCGCTTCCTATCTGGCGTCGCGCCGCGCCCTGATCGGGCCGCAGGCACTCGAACCGGAAGCTGGCGACCCCAACGCGCACGGCACGGTGTACCTGGCCGCCGCCGACGCCGAAGGGCAGATGGTCAGCCTCATCCAGAGCAACTACATGGGCTTCGGCAGCGGCGTGGTGGTGCCCGGCACCGGCATCGCCCTGCAAAACCGGGGCCACAACTTCAGCCTCGACCCCGAGCACCCCAACGCGCTGGCCCCCGGCAAGCGGCCCTACCACACCATCATCCCCGGCTTCCTGACCCGTCAGGGCACGGCGGTGGGACCGTTCGGGGTGATGGGCGGCTTCATGCAGCCGCAGGGCCACCTGCAGGTGGTGGTCAATACCGTACGCTACGGCATGAATCCTCAGCAGGCGCTCGACGCGCCGCGCTGGCAGTGGACCGGCGGCAAGACCATCGAAGTCGAGCACGAACTCGGCGCCGACCTCGCCCGGGCGTTGCAGCAGCGCGGCCACAATATTCAGGTACAGCTCAACCCCGGCGCTTTCGGACGCGGCCAGATCATCTGGCGAGGCGAGGACGGCGTGATGGTCGGCGGCAGCGAAACGCGGGCCGACGGTCAGGTGGCGGCGTTTTGA
- a CDS encoding c-type cytochrome — translation MRPSARSFLWLPVLSLSALVVALTTAQGQGSAPGGDPLALKAGPPDAKRGESLTQTCQGCHGPMGHSAQQDKPSLGGQVPSYTTLQLAAFRAKLRPSPIMQAIAARLSDQDIVDLAAYYAQQTPRAAWNAAADLKAKGAQFYNEGAVARNVTACVVCHGQDGRGNDELHIASITHQSPKYTVEVLHEFKGNPDFHIPYPNAMHIVTAGMTEEELSAVTAYLSSM, via the coding sequence ATGCGCCCAAGTGCCCGCTCCTTTCTCTGGTTGCCCGTTCTCAGTCTCAGCGCCCTGGTGGTCGCGCTGACCACCGCCCAGGGTCAGGGCAGCGCTCCGGGCGGTGATCCGCTGGCCCTCAAGGCCGGGCCGCCGGACGCCAAGCGCGGCGAGTCGCTGACCCAGACCTGCCAGGGCTGCCACGGCCCGATGGGCCACAGCGCGCAGCAGGATAAGCCCTCGCTGGGCGGGCAGGTGCCGAGCTACACGACGCTGCAGCTGGCCGCCTTCCGCGCCAAGCTGCGGCCCAGCCCGATCATGCAGGCCATCGCCGCACGCCTGAGCGACCAGGATATCGTGGACCTGGCCGCCTACTACGCCCAGCAGACCCCCCGCGCCGCCTGGAACGCTGCCGCCGATCTGAAGGCCAAGGGCGCGCAGTTCTACAACGAGGGCGCTGTGGCCCGTAATGTCACCGCCTGCGTGGTGTGCCACGGTCAGGACGGGCGCGGCAACGACGAGCTGCACATCGCCAGCATCACCCACCAGTCGCCCAAGTACACCGTGGAAGTGCTGCACGAGTTCAAGGGCAACCCCGACTTTCATATTCCCTACCCCAACGCCATGCATATCGTGACCGCCGGCATGACCGAGGAAGAACTCAGCGCCGTCACCGCTTACCTCAGCAGCATGTGA
- a CDS encoding acetamidase/formamidase family protein, whose amino-acid sequence MTTYTVPRDQLIYAMDAHNPPALRVPDGATLTFQTRDCFEDQIQDEGAPFTALDWNRVNPATGPVYVEGAEPGDALAIEIVKIEVGPQSVMVTGPGLGVEGQSLTEPSVRVYPIEEGHVTVAGVKLPLRPMIGVIGTAPAGEAVSNGTPGDHGGNMDTKVIREGSTLWLPVNVPGGLLALGDLHAGMGDGEVSVCGLEVPGEVTLRVRLVKACPYPLPMVQTGEHLYTVASALTLDEAAERAARQMSTFLQAEAGLSRADAIGLMSAAGNLQISQVVDPLKTCRFELSLDILAQLGVRPPAS is encoded by the coding sequence ATGACCACCTACACCGTGCCGCGTGACCAGCTCATCTACGCCATGGACGCCCACAACCCGCCCGCGCTGCGGGTGCCGGACGGCGCCACCCTGACGTTCCAGACCCGCGACTGCTTCGAGGACCAGATTCAGGACGAGGGCGCGCCCTTCACCGCGCTCGACTGGAACCGGGTCAACCCGGCCACCGGGCCGGTGTACGTCGAAGGCGCCGAGCCCGGCGACGCCCTGGCCATCGAGATTGTGAAGATCGAGGTCGGGCCGCAGTCGGTGATGGTGACCGGGCCGGGCCTGGGCGTGGAAGGGCAGAGCCTCACCGAACCCAGCGTGCGGGTGTATCCCATCGAGGAAGGCCACGTCACGGTGGCGGGGGTCAAGCTGCCGCTGCGGCCGATGATCGGCGTGATCGGCACCGCCCCGGCCGGTGAAGCGGTGTCCAACGGCACACCCGGCGACCACGGCGGCAACATGGACACCAAGGTGATCCGCGAGGGCAGCACCCTGTGGCTGCCGGTCAACGTGCCGGGCGGTCTGCTGGCGCTGGGCGACTTGCACGCCGGTATGGGCGACGGCGAGGTCAGCGTCTGCGGACTGGAAGTGCCGGGCGAGGTCACCCTGCGCGTCAGGTTGGTCAAGGCCTGCCCCTATCCGCTGCCGATGGTGCAGACCGGCGAGCACCTCTACACCGTCGCCAGCGCCCTCACGCTCGACGAGGCCGCCGAGCGCGCTGCCCGGCAGATGAGCACCTTTTTGCAGGCCGAAGCGGGCCTGAGCCGCGCCGACGCCATCGGGCTGATGAGCGCGGCCGGCAACCTGCAGATCAGCCAGGTGGTGGACCCGCTCAAGACCTGCCGTTTCGAGCTGTCGCTGGACATTCTGGCCCAGCTCGGCGTGCGGCCCCCGGCGAGCTGA
- a CDS encoding SufE family protein: MTEPTPALPEKLQNIVTLFRSAPKPLRLQALLEYSKKLPPLPEKYAEHPEFMQPVPECASPFFLVTEPADQGVKMYFKVPEEAPTVRGYAGILAEGLEGASREQILNIPDQFYMEMGLSELITPMRLRGMGAILMRLKNEVRSHNEAADA; the protein is encoded by the coding sequence ATGACCGAGCCGACCCCTGCCCTGCCGGAAAAACTCCAGAACATCGTGACCCTCTTTCGCAGCGCGCCCAAACCGCTGCGCCTGCAAGCGCTGCTGGAATACAGCAAGAAACTGCCGCCGCTACCGGAGAAGTACGCCGAGCATCCGGAATTCATGCAGCCGGTGCCGGAGTGCGCCTCGCCGTTTTTCCTGGTGACCGAGCCGGCCGATCAGGGCGTGAAGATGTACTTCAAGGTGCCGGAGGAAGCCCCCACCGTGCGCGGGTACGCCGGCATCCTGGCCGAGGGGCTGGAAGGAGCCAGCCGCGAGCAGATTCTGAACATTCCCGACCAGTTCTACATGGAGATGGGCCTGAGTGAACTCATCACCCCGATGCGACTGCGCGGCATGGGCGCCATCCTGATGCGCCTCAAGAACGAGGTGCGCTCGCACAACGAAGCCGCTGACGCCTAG
- a CDS encoding CBS domain-containing protein, producing the protein MAPLRTIMTRDLVTASKDATLKEVAALMADNDIGNVLFMDGERLAGILTDRDIVVRAVAFGRDPGSLAVDHASADPFTLDADTEIAEAAAQMGEKQIRRLPVTEGGKVVGIVSLSDLSNRTGGDADQQALEGISTPTL; encoded by the coding sequence ATGGCACCCCTCAGAACCATCATGACCCGCGATCTGGTGACGGCCAGCAAAGACGCCACCCTCAAGGAAGTGGCCGCCCTGATGGCCGACAACGACATCGGCAACGTCCTGTTCATGGACGGTGAGCGTCTGGCCGGTATTCTGACCGACCGCGACATCGTGGTGCGGGCCGTGGCCTTCGGCCGTGACCCCGGCTCGCTGGCGGTGGACCATGCCAGCGCCGATCCGTTTACCCTCGACGCCGACACCGAGATCGCCGAGGCCGCCGCCCAGATGGGCGAAAAGCAGATTCGCCGCCTGCCGGTCACCGAGGGCGGCAAGGTGGTGGGCATCGTCTCTCTAAGTGACCTCAGCAACCGCACCGGCGGCGACGCCGACCAGCAGGCGCTCGAAGGCATCAGCACCCCGACGCTGTAG
- a CDS encoding MDR family MFS transporter, whose protein sequence is MTSAAPDRARTFAVAGLLMGITLAALESSVIATAMPTVIKDLGGQQLYALPFALYLLTSTVTSPLWGRASDLLGRKRLYLAGIVIFLVGSVLCGVSGSMAILIAARALQGVGAGALQTLTFTLVGEMFTLEQRARVQGFFSGVWGIAGLVGPLIGGLIVDHSSWRWVFYLNLPFGIPALLLAARFLPSARPARDGRVRIDWPGALLFTLGSGLLIWGLEFREWLLVALSVAVLAGALWVEVRHSSPLLPMKSLRATLPRVGVLGNLLSGAAYFGTIAYLPLFAQGVGGHSATAAGVILTPMLLGWTSTSIIAARVLGRIGTTRLTLWGFNLLVVAFVLFSLLAHAPLWVISAVGFLAGSGMGFAMFTLLISVQQATAKPDLGAVTSAILFSRQMGGAIGTALMGTLIGQAAISSGGGPLADGLQRAFVLALVLVVVAWALAQTLRKAAPAARPSAAD, encoded by the coding sequence GTGACTTCCGCTGCCCCCGACCGCGCCCGCACGTTCGCCGTGGCGGGCCTGCTGATGGGCATCACGCTGGCCGCTCTGGAGAGCAGCGTGATCGCCACCGCCATGCCTACCGTGATCAAGGATCTGGGCGGGCAGCAGCTCTACGCCCTGCCGTTCGCCCTGTACCTGCTGACCAGCACCGTGACCAGTCCGCTGTGGGGCCGCGCCAGCGACCTGCTGGGGCGCAAGCGGCTCTATCTGGCCGGCATCGTGATTTTCCTGGTGGGCAGCGTGCTGTGCGGCGTGAGCGGTAGCATGGCCATCCTGATCGCCGCGCGCGCCTTGCAGGGCGTCGGCGCCGGGGCGCTGCAAACGCTGACCTTCACCTTGGTGGGGGAGATGTTCACCCTGGAGCAGCGCGCCCGCGTGCAGGGCTTTTTCAGCGGCGTGTGGGGCATCGCCGGCCTGGTGGGGCCCTTGATCGGCGGCCTGATCGTGGACCACAGTTCGTGGCGCTGGGTGTTTTACCTCAATTTGCCGTTCGGCATTCCGGCGCTGCTGCTGGCCGCCCGCTTTCTGCCCTCGGCGCGGCCCGCCCGCGACGGCCGGGTGCGCATCGACTGGCCCGGCGCGCTGCTGTTTACCCTGGGCAGCGGCCTGCTGATCTGGGGCCTGGAATTCCGCGAATGGCTGCTGGTGGCCCTCAGCGTGGCGGTGCTGGCCGGGGCCCTGTGGGTCGAGGTGCGCCACTCCTCGCCGCTGCTGCCGATGAAAAGCCTCAGGGCCACCCTGCCCCGGGTGGGGGTGCTGGGCAACCTGCTTTCCGGCGCGGCGTATTTCGGCACCATCGCCTACCTGCCGCTGTTCGCGCAGGGGGTCGGCGGCCACAGCGCCACCGCCGCCGGGGTGATTCTCACGCCGATGCTGCTCGGCTGGACCTCGACCAGCATCATCGCCGCGCGGGTGCTCGGGCGCATCGGCACCACCCGGCTGACGCTGTGGGGCTTCAACCTGCTGGTCGTCGCCTTCGTACTGTTCAGCTTGCTGGCGCACGCGCCGCTGTGGGTGATCAGCGCGGTGGGCTTCCTGGCCGGCAGCGGCATGGGCTTTGCCATGTTCACCCTGCTGATCTCGGTGCAGCAGGCCACCGCCAAGCCGGACCTGGGGGCCGTCACCAGTGCCATTTTGTTCTCGCGTCAGATGGGCGGGGCCATCGGCACGGCCCTGATGGGCACCCTGATCGGTCAGGCGGCCATCTCGTCGGGCGGCGGTCCATTGGCCGACGGGTTGCAGCGGGCCTTCGTGCTGGCCCTGGTACTGGTGGTCGTCGCCTGGGCGCTGGCCCAGACCCTCAGGAAAGCGGCGCCGGCGGCCCGGCCCTCGGCGGCCGACTGA
- a CDS encoding ABC transporter permease, giving the protein MNVSSVAAPRRKMSAPMRRFIRNKLAVLGAVVLLFFALAAVFAPWLASDPSAVSFTDLRAAPSRAHWFGADDLGRDIFARVVYGARVSLSAGLISVVMALLSGTAIGLIAGYLRGWVDDVLMRVVDAMLALPFLVLAIALAAILGPSLQNTMIAIAIVSAPVFARITRGEVLAQRERDYVQAAQALGAKDGRLILRHLLPNISGALIVQTSLAVANAILAESSLSFLGLGIQPPTPSWGSMLNAARGYLTDAPWMAFFPGAAIFLAVLAFNLLGDGIREALDPRGRTS; this is encoded by the coding sequence ATGAACGTTTCTTCGGTGGCCGCGCCGCGCCGCAAGATGAGCGCGCCGATGCGGCGTTTTATTCGCAACAAGCTGGCGGTGCTGGGCGCCGTGGTGCTGCTTTTCTTCGCGCTCGCGGCCGTTTTCGCGCCCTGGCTCGCCAGCGATCCCAGCGCGGTGTCGTTCACCGATCTTCGCGCCGCGCCCAGCCGCGCTCACTGGTTCGGCGCCGACGATCTGGGGCGCGACATCTTCGCGCGGGTCGTCTATGGCGCGCGGGTATCGCTGAGCGCCGGGCTGATCTCGGTGGTGATGGCCCTGCTGAGCGGCACTGCCATCGGCCTGATCGCCGGCTACCTGCGCGGCTGGGTGGACGACGTGCTGATGCGGGTCGTGGACGCCATGCTGGCCCTGCCGTTTCTGGTGCTGGCCATCGCCCTGGCCGCCATCCTGGGGCCGAGCCTGCAAAACACCATGATCGCCATCGCCATCGTCTCGGCCCCGGTGTTCGCCCGCATCACCCGCGGCGAGGTGCTGGCCCAGCGCGAGCGCGACTACGTGCAGGCGGCGCAGGCGCTGGGGGCCAAAGACGGCCGCCTGATCCTGCGCCACCTGCTGCCCAACATCAGCGGCGCCCTGATCGTGCAGACCTCGCTGGCCGTCGCCAACGCCATTCTGGCCGAATCGAGCCTGTCGTTCCTGGGCCTGGGCATTCAGCCGCCCACCCCCAGCTGGGGCTCGATGCTCAACGCCGCGCGCGGCTACCTCACCGACGCGCCGTGGATGGCCTTCTTTCCCGGCGCGGCGATTTTCCTGGCGGTGCTGGCCTTCAATTTGCTGGGCGACGGCATCCGCGAAGCCCTAGACCCCCGTGGCCGCACCTCCTGA
- a CDS encoding chloramphenicol phosphotransferase CPT family protein: protein MTLPPAPPGQIILLNGASSAGKSTLCRALQSALPEPFLYFALDLLLFSGVVPRRPEPAGAFAWAEQRPRLFAGYHRCLAAMAGVGNNLVADYVLEEQASLDDLKRVLSPYDVFFVGVHCPLPELERRERARGDRRIGDARSDFARVHTFGGYDLEVDSTLAPEVNAAQIVTAWQTRTRPGIFESAGPHPEASEDQASW, encoded by the coding sequence GTGACGCTTCCCCCTGCTCCGCCCGGCCAGATCATCCTGCTCAACGGCGCTTCCAGCGCCGGCAAATCGACCCTCTGCCGCGCCCTGCAAAGCGCCCTGCCGGAGCCGTTTCTGTATTTCGCCCTCGACCTGCTGCTGTTCTCGGGCGTGGTGCCGCGCCGCCCCGAACCCGCCGGGGCGTTCGCCTGGGCCGAGCAGCGCCCCAGGTTGTTCGCCGGGTACCACCGCTGCCTGGCGGCGATGGCGGGGGTGGGCAACAACCTGGTGGCCGACTACGTGCTCGAAGAGCAGGCCAGCCTGGACGACCTCAAGCGGGTGCTCAGCCCCTACGACGTGTTCTTCGTGGGCGTGCATTGCCCTCTGCCAGAACTCGAACGCCGCGAGCGGGCGCGCGGCGACCGGCGCATCGGCGACGCCCGCAGCGACTTTGCGCGGGTCCACACCTTCGGCGGTTACGACTTGGAAGTGGACTCGACGCTGGCGCCTGAAGTCAACGCGGCGCAGATCGTCACGGCCTGGCAAACAAGGACGCGGCCCGGCATCTTTGAAAGCGCCGGGCCGCATCCTGAAGCTTCAGAAGATCAGGCGTCCTGGTAG
- a CDS encoding sulfurtransferase: MDYVKDVLVSTDWVADHKNDAGVRLIEVNEDILLYDTGHIEGAVKVDWQGDFWDPVMREFISAEQLSAFLGQLGLKEGDTLVLYGDKSNWWAAYAYWFLSYNGVQNLKLMNGGRQKWVAEGRELVTTPTEVTPSQYPALKRDESLRAYRDEVRAHIEKVNSGEGALVDVRSPDEFSGKVTHMPAYPQEGVLRGGHIPGARSIPWAKATNEDGTFKSADELSALYSGEGVTPDKDVIAYCRIAERSSHSWFVLRELLGYPQVRNYDGSWTEWGNGVGLPIEKTYQDA, translated from the coding sequence ATGGATTACGTCAAGGATGTGCTGGTCAGCACCGACTGGGTGGCCGACCACAAGAATGATGCGGGCGTGCGCCTGATCGAAGTCAACGAAGACATCCTGCTCTATGACACCGGCCACATCGAGGGCGCGGTGAAGGTGGACTGGCAGGGCGATTTCTGGGACCCGGTGATGCGCGAGTTCATCTCGGCCGAGCAGCTCTCGGCGTTCCTGGGCCAGCTGGGGCTTAAGGAAGGCGACACCCTGGTGCTCTACGGCGACAAGAGCAACTGGTGGGCCGCCTACGCCTACTGGTTTCTCAGTTACAACGGGGTGCAGAACCTCAAGCTGATGAACGGCGGGCGCCAGAAGTGGGTGGCCGAGGGCCGCGAGCTCGTCACCACGCCCACCGAAGTGACGCCCAGCCAGTACCCGGCCCTCAAGCGCGACGAATCGCTGCGGGCCTACCGCGACGAGGTGCGCGCCCATATCGAGAAGGTGAACAGCGGCGAGGGCGCGCTGGTGGACGTGCGCAGCCCCGACGAGTTCTCCGGCAAGGTGACGCACATGCCCGCCTATCCGCAGGAAGGGGTGCTGCGCGGCGGGCACATCCCCGGCGCCCGCAGCATTCCCTGGGCCAAGGCCACCAACGAGGACGGCACCTTCAAGAGCGCCGACGAACTGAGTGCTCTTTACAGCGGCGAGGGCGTGACGCCCGACAAGGACGTCATCGCCTACTGCCGCATCGCCGAGCGCAGCAGCCACTCGTGGTTCGTGCTGCGCGAGTTGCTCGGCTACCCGCAGGTGCGCAACTACGATGGCTCCTGGACCGAGTGGGGCAACGGCGTGGGCCTGCCGATCGAGAAGACCTACCAGGACGCCTGA
- a CDS encoding SPFH domain-containing protein yields MSELEKVPQTGGSGVSPESGVASVERRAFGLPGVPALLLWLVLVLVALGALFGGGAFSGLGLVLGALAMLGLFGFFIVQPNQASVLTLFGRYVGTERRNGFYWTNPFTVRKRVSLRIRNFNSERLKVNDLMGNPIEIAAVIVWRVVDTARAVFDVEDYVGFVAIQAETALRHLASQYPYDNYEESGMSLRGNADEVAEALGRELTARLRHAGVEVLEARLSHLAYSPEIAGAMLQRQQASAIIAARAQIVAGAVGMVEMALKQLSEQNIVQLDEERKAQMVSNLLVVLTSERGTQPVVNAGSLY; encoded by the coding sequence ATGAGTGAACTGGAAAAAGTGCCGCAGACGGGTGGGAGCGGGGTTTCGCCGGAAAGCGGCGTGGCGAGCGTAGAGCGCCGGGCGTTCGGCCTGCCGGGGGTGCCGGCCCTGCTGCTGTGGCTGGTGCTGGTGTTGGTGGCGCTCGGTGCGCTGTTCGGCGGCGGCGCGTTCTCGGGCCTGGGCCTGGTGCTGGGGGCGCTGGCGATGCTGGGGTTGTTCGGCTTCTTCATCGTGCAGCCCAACCAGGCCTCGGTGCTGACCTTGTTCGGCCGCTACGTCGGCACCGAGCGGCGCAACGGCTTTTACTGGACCAATCCGTTCACGGTGCGTAAGCGGGTGTCGCTGCGGATTCGCAACTTCAACTCCGAGCGCCTCAAGGTCAACGACCTGATGGGCAACCCCATCGAGATCGCCGCCGTGATCGTCTGGCGGGTCGTCGACACGGCGCGGGCGGTGTTCGATGTCGAGGATTACGTCGGCTTCGTGGCGATCCAGGCCGAAACGGCGCTGCGTCACCTCGCCTCGCAGTACCCCTACGACAACTACGAGGAAAGTGGCATGAGCCTGCGCGGCAACGCCGACGAGGTGGCCGAGGCGCTGGGGCGCGAACTCACCGCCCGCCTGCGCCACGCCGGGGTGGAAGTGCTTGAAGCGCGGCTCTCGCACCTGGCCTACTCGCCGGAAATCGCCGGAGCGATGTTGCAGCGCCAGCAGGCCAGCGCCATCATCGCCGCCCGCGCCCAGATCGTGGCCGGCGCGGTGGGCATGGTCGAGATGGCCCTCAAGCAGCTCTCCGAGCAGAACATCGTGCAGCTCGACGAGGAGCGCAAGGCCCAGATGGTCAGCAACCTGCTGGTGGTCCTGACCAGCGAACGCGGCACCCAGCCGGTGGTCAACGCCGGCAGCCTGTACTAG
- a CDS encoding sulfite exporter TauE/SafE family protein yields the protein MFLATLAIGLLAGVLGAILGLGGGVVVVPALEFALPHLGRSITIQQAVAISQFSVLAVGLSGAAAYLQQGLVRARTGYLFSPYTIVGGTIGSVLGLILPGKVVATVFAILLLYSSYNLLRGLKRIEVERSQSPLMTPAMTFAGVMSGLLGIGGGTVQVPVMNLLGGIPIRQAIATSTFIMGLTAVANALIYQAGGVLDARLACAIALGVLIGARAGAGLQKRIPDRELKVFFSVLLIFTALQLLYKYWGPS from the coding sequence ATTTTCCTGGCGACGTTGGCGATCGGCCTGCTGGCCGGGGTGCTGGGGGCCATCCTGGGCCTGGGCGGCGGCGTGGTGGTGGTGCCGGCGCTGGAATTCGCCCTGCCGCACCTGGGGCGCAGCATCACCATTCAGCAGGCGGTGGCGATCAGCCAGTTCAGCGTGCTGGCAGTCGGGCTTTCCGGCGCGGCGGCGTATTTGCAGCAGGGCCTGGTGCGGGCGCGCACCGGCTACCTGTTCTCGCCGTACACCATCGTGGGCGGCACCATCGGCAGCGTGCTGGGCCTGATCCTGCCGGGCAAGGTCGTCGCCACCGTGTTCGCCATTCTGCTGCTCTACAGCTCCTACAACCTGCTGCGCGGCCTCAAGCGCATCGAAGTCGAGCGCTCCCAGAGCCCGCTGATGACCCCGGCCATGACCTTTGCCGGCGTGATGAGCGGGCTGCTGGGCATCGGCGGCGGCACGGTGCAGGTGCCGGTGATGAATTTGCTGGGCGGCATTCCGATCCGGCAGGCCATCGCCACCAGCACCTTCATCATGGGTCTGACCGCCGTCGCCAACGCCCTGATCTATCAGGCCGGCGGGGTGCTCGATGCCCGGCTGGCCTGCGCCATCGCGCTGGGGGTGCTGATCGGGGCACGGGCCGGCGCGGGGCTGCAAAAACGCATTCCCGACCGCGAACTCAAGGTGTTTTTCTCGGTGCTGCTGATCTTCACCGCCCTGCAACTGCTCTACAAATACTGGGGGCCTTCATGA
- a CDS encoding M24 family metallopeptidase: MSDPLSAIQRALQSTNLDGWLIYDFRGLNPHAGTLLHLGETFLSRRYFVWVPREGRPAVLHHRIEGGNWRRLLSGAAVDFVPYSAHGELDAQLSRLVGGKTVAMEYSPQGAVPYVSFVDAGTLERVRGAGAEVVTSADLLQGFLAWSDEDLSAHLRAVDVLMRAKDRAFAFIHRGLQAGTPVTELDVQAVIAREIEAAGMLSGHPVNVSFGVNAADSHYEPGGEINATLQTGQCVLIDLWAQEPGRPFADVTWVAHAGEPGEEYTRAWQAVAAARDEALRLLNAERNLQGWQVDRAARTLIEEAGLGEHFTHRLGHSLGVQIHGSGANLDDLETHDTRQLLPGLAVTIEPGVYPAERGYGIRSEVNVLLTEAGARLTTPVQAAPFVLGLPGETWDAVRARGLGESGEV; encoded by the coding sequence ATGAGCGATCCCTTGTCCGCGATTCAGCGCGCCCTGCAAAGCACCAACCTCGACGGCTGGCTGATCTACGACTTTCGCGGCCTCAACCCGCACGCCGGCACGCTGCTGCACCTGGGCGAAACCTTCTTGTCGCGGCGCTACTTCGTGTGGGTGCCGCGTGAGGGAAGGCCGGCGGTGCTGCACCACCGCATCGAGGGTGGCAACTGGCGGCGCCTGCTGTCCGGCGCGGCGGTGGACTTCGTGCCATACAGCGCCCACGGCGAACTCGACGCGCAACTCTCGCGGCTCGTCGGCGGCAAAACGGTGGCGATGGAGTATAGCCCCCAGGGCGCGGTGCCGTATGTCAGCTTCGTGGATGCCGGCACCCTGGAGCGGGTGCGCGGGGCAGGCGCCGAGGTCGTGACCAGCGCCGATTTGCTGCAGGGCTTTCTGGCCTGGAGCGACGAGGACCTCAGTGCCCACCTGCGCGCCGTGGACGTGCTGATGCGCGCCAAGGACCGGGCCTTCGCCTTCATTCATCGGGGCTTGCAGGCCGGAACGCCCGTCACCGAGCTGGACGTGCAGGCGGTGATTGCCCGCGAGATCGAGGCCGCCGGCATGCTCAGCGGGCATCCGGTGAATGTCAGCTTCGGGGTCAACGCCGCCGACTCGCACTACGAACCCGGCGGCGAGATCAACGCCACCCTGCAGACGGGCCAGTGCGTGCTGATCGATCTGTGGGCGCAGGAACCGGGCCGCCCGTTTGCCGACGTGACCTGGGTGGCTCATGCCGGGGAGCCGGGTGAGGAGTACACGCGGGCCTGGCAGGCGGTGGCCGCCGCCCGCGACGAGGCGCTGCGCCTGCTGAACGCGGAGCGGAACCTTCAGGGCTGGCAGGTGGACCGGGCCGCGCGCACCCTCATCGAGGAGGCGGGCCTGGGCGAGCACTTCACCCACCGGCTGGGCCACAGCTTGGGCGTGCAGATTCACGGTTCCGGCGCCAACCTCGACGATCTGGAAACCCACGACACCCGTCAGCTGCTGCCGGGTCTGGCGGTGACCATCGAACCGGGCGTGTACCCCGCCGAGCGCGGCTACGGCATTCGCAGCGAGGTCAACGTGCTGCTCACCGAGGCGGGCGCGCGGCTGACCACCCCGGTGCAGGCCGCTCCCTTCGTGCTGGGATTGCCCGGCGAGACCTGGGACGCAGTGCGGGCGCGCGGTCTGGGCGAAAGCGGCGAAGTCTGA